Genomic segment of Prionailurus viverrinus isolate Anna chromosome B4, UM_Priviv_1.0, whole genome shotgun sequence:
GTGGCCACCTTGGGCGTGTCCAGCCCGGCCTCCAGCCCCTTGGGGGCGGGAAGCTTCTCCCCGATCACGGAGGGGATGGAAGGCATGCAGGGCACGGGCAGCACGGGGGGCTCGCCCAGCTTCTGGGCGGCGTGGACCACGGAGCCGGCATCCACGTCGGCCCCGTAGCGCATCTCCAGGATGGTCTTCTTGACCTTGACGGActtctgcttctcctcctgcATGCGCCGTTTGCGCAGGCAGTAGTAGACGGCGCCCAGCACGATGACCATGCCGAAGAGGCAGCCCAGGATGGTCATGATGTagtgggtggtggtggaggtgctGGGCGCCAGGTCGCCGGGGACGGGGTCCCGCGTGGCGAAGGTCAGGCAGGTGTGGTTGAAGCGGCGGCTGTTGCGCAGCGACGTCACGCAGAACGTGTACTCGGTGTGCGCGCGCAGCTTGTCGAGCGTCACGATCTCCTTCTTGTTCTTGAGCGTCATGACGTCGGAGAAGTAGCTGTTGTTGTACTGGACCAGGACGTACATCTTGCTGTAGGGGTGCGGGATGGTGACCACCAGCGTGGCCGAGGTGAAGGCCACGTGGTGCAGCTTGATGGCCGGCCCCGCAGACGCATCCGTGGTGGACGAGGCCGGCGGCTCCACCGACAGGATCTCGTCGGGGTTGAAGCCCGAGTTCTCGTCCGGCTCCCGCTGGGCGTCGGTGGAGTAGGGCGTGGGGTGGCTCGCCGGCCGGGCGGGCAGCGAGCCGTTGCGGCACTTGGCCTGGAGCACGGTGATGGCGTTGAGGCTGTGGTAGGGCCGGGGCACCAGCAGCGGGTAGCCGGCGAACTCGCGCGGCGACTCGCACTGCAGGCGGTCGTAGTTCTTGGTGACGTTGTTGAAGACCACCAGCCAGGCGAGGAAGCCGAAGAGGTCGCACTCACAGTTGAAGGGGTTGCCGGCCAGCTCGCACACCATGAGGCTGGCCAGGCTGGCGAAGGTGGCGCCGTCCAGGCGGCTGAGGCGGTTGGAGGACAGGTCGATGCTGATGAGGCTCGGGCACTCGGAGAAGGCGGCGGGCGTCACCACCTCGATGAGGTTGTGCTGCACGAACAGGAACTGCAGGCGGCCCATGCCGCGCAGCATGCCCTCGGTCAGGTTGCTGAGCTTGTTGTAGCCGAGCTGCAGCACCTGCAGGCTCGACTGGCCCAGGAAGGCGCCGTCCTCGATGTAGGAGATCTCGTTCTTGGTGAGGTTGAGGTCGGTGAGGTTCCCGAAGCGGTTCAGCGACGAGTAGAGCACGGCCTTGAGCTTGTTCTCGTTGAGCCGCAGGTCGTGCACGGTGCTGTTGATGTGCTGCGGGATGGTCTCGTAGGGCGGCTGGTTCTGGCTGCAGATGGCCAGCCACACGTACCCCTTGTCGCCCTCGATGAGCCAGCAGTCGGCGCGCACGGCGCCCGGCCGGCACACGCACAGCAGCGCGGCGGCGCACAGCCCCAGGCGCAGCATGGCGCCGGCCGCGGCCCCCCTGGAAGGCCGCGCTcgggggggaggggccggggcgcGGGGGACCTAGCAGCGGGAGGCCGGGGCTGGCGGCACAGTCCTCCCCGGGGCCGCCACCATCTTGGGGGCGACCCCCAGCACGGGGGGCCCCGGGCGAAGCAGACGCGGCCCGTGCCaaccgcggggggggggggggggtccgccGGGGGCACTACCAGCAGGCACCGGGCGCCGTGACCGGGCCGGGACCGCCCCTCCGCCTGTTTCCGGGA
This window contains:
- the ELFN2 gene encoding protein phosphatase 1 regulatory subunit 29 — encoded protein: MLRLGLCAAALLCVCRPGAVRADCWLIEGDKGYVWLAICSQNQPPYETIPQHINSTVHDLRLNENKLKAVLYSSLNRFGNLTDLNLTKNEISYIEDGAFLGQSSLQVLQLGYNKLSNLTEGMLRGMGRLQFLFVQHNLIEVVTPAAFSECPSLISIDLSSNRLSRLDGATFASLASLMVCELAGNPFNCECDLFGFLAWLVVFNNVTKNYDRLQCESPREFAGYPLLVPRPYHSLNAITVLQAKCRNGSLPARPASHPTPYSTDAQREPDENSGFNPDEILSVEPPASSTTDASAGPAIKLHHVAFTSATLVVTIPHPYSKMYVLVQYNNSYFSDVMTLKNKKEIVTLDKLRAHTEYTFCVTSLRNSRRFNHTCLTFATRDPVPGDLAPSTSTTTHYIMTILGCLFGMVIVLGAVYYCLRKRRMQEEKQKSVKVKKTILEMRYGADVDAGSVVHAAQKLGEPPVLPVPCMPSIPSVIGEKLPAPKGLEAGLDTPKVATKGNYIEVRTGAGGDGLARPEDDLPDLENGQGSAAEISTIAKEVDKVNQIINNCIDALKLDAASFLGGGGGGGGDPELAFECQSLPAAAAAAAAASSAAAPGALERPSFLSPPYKESVHHPLQRQLSADAAVARKTCSVSSSGSIKSAKVFSLDVPDHPAAAGLAKGDSKYIEKGSPLNSPLDRLPLVPAGGGGGGGGGGGGGGGGVHHLEVKPAYHCSEHRHSFPALYYEEGADSLSQRVSFLKPLTRSKRDSAYSQLSPRHYYSGYSSSPEYSSESTHKIWERFRPYKKHHREEVYVAAGHALRKKVQFAKDEDLHDILDYWKGVSAQQKL